One genomic segment of Candidatus Cloacimonadota bacterium includes these proteins:
- a CDS encoding phosphatidate cytidylyltransferase — MELIKRLLMALFFIPTILLIFFTGGIVLSSFLSLVVLALMFELREIFIEKGINVPRVVLIMGILIFFMSAYFSLFHMFASLVLVFIVVTGIDILLSRITGSFNRVSASIFFCVYISVFMSSLFRIRMLDNGGFLLFSLIGMIWLTDSAAYFAGRYLGKHRNVFSVSPNKSAEGFIAGILMSFVASFIFGYFGNYTILQSLSLAVSVGIFGQFGDLFESMLKRDAGVKDSSHFLPGHGGVLDRFDSLLLAAPVFYILLNLI, encoded by the coding sequence ATGGAACTTATTAAAAGACTTTTGATGGCATTGTTTTTTATACCAACGATCTTATTGATCTTCTTCACAGGTGGAATTGTACTATCCTCTTTTTTGAGTTTGGTAGTTTTAGCGCTCATGTTTGAACTGCGAGAGATCTTTATTGAAAAGGGAATAAATGTTCCACGCGTAGTCCTGATAATGGGCATTCTGATCTTTTTTATGTCAGCTTATTTCAGCCTTTTTCATATGTTTGCTTCTCTGGTTCTGGTTTTTATTGTTGTTACCGGAATCGATATTCTGCTAAGTCGAATTACTGGTTCATTCAACAGAGTTTCTGCATCGATATTTTTCTGTGTTTACATTTCGGTTTTTATGAGTTCTCTTTTCAGGATAAGAATGCTGGATAATGGTGGATTCCTGCTTTTCAGTTTGATCGGCATGATCTGGCTTACTGATTCTGCAGCTTATTTTGCCGGACGTTATCTGGGTAAACATCGCAATGTTTTTTCTGTTAGTCCGAATAAATCTGCCGAAGGCTTTATAGCTGGAATTCTGATGAGTTTTGTTGCCTCATTTATTTTTGGATATTTTGGTAATTATACAATTCTGCAAAGTTTATCCCTGGCTGTTTCTGTAGGTATTTTTGGCCAATTCGGAGATTTATTTGAATCGATGCTGAAAAGAGATGCCGGTGTAAAAGACAGCTCGCATTTCCTGCCTGGTCATGGTGGAGTGCTGGATCGTTTTGACAGCCTGTTGTTGGCAGCTCCTGTTTTTTATATTTTACTCAATCTTATTTGA
- the rfbB gene encoding dTDP-glucose 4,6-dehydratase gives MKIVMVTGGAGFIGSNFIKYMLGKYPDCKVINFDKLTYAGNLENLISVEGDVANALDIKNVFEQFNPDYVVHFAAESHVDRSIVNPDIFLTSNIIGTQILLNQSRENKVKKFVQISTDEVYGSLPTGIASKEDDKLNPNNPYAASKASADLLIRVAHQTFKQPVNIIRACNNYGPFQFPEKLIPLMIVNSLLNEELPLYGDGQNIREWLHVNDHCKAIDLVLHKGIPGETYNVGTGDNWENLKLVEHLLQKFPESKSHIQFVLDRQGHDFRYALDSSKIQNELGWKPEVKFEDGLQETIEWYVNHQEWIEDIRTGNYLKYYDTNYAERMMEIS, from the coding sequence ATGAAGATCGTAATGGTAACCGGTGGAGCCGGTTTTATCGGATCGAATTTCATAAAATATATGTTGGGAAAGTATCCCGATTGTAAGGTTATAAATTTTGATAAATTAACTTATGCCGGAAACTTGGAAAATTTAATTTCCGTGGAAGGTGATGTGGCAAATGCCCTGGATATAAAAAACGTTTTTGAGCAATTCAATCCTGATTATGTTGTTCATTTTGCTGCAGAATCTCATGTGGATAGAAGTATTGTAAATCCCGATATTTTCCTTACAAGCAACATAATCGGAACTCAGATATTGTTAAATCAGTCACGAGAAAATAAAGTAAAGAAATTCGTTCAAATCTCCACGGATGAAGTTTATGGTTCTTTGCCGACCGGAATAGCCAGCAAGGAAGATGATAAATTAAATCCCAATAATCCTTACGCAGCCAGCAAAGCTTCTGCAGATTTGCTTATCCGTGTGGCACATCAAACTTTCAAGCAACCTGTAAATATTATTCGAGCCTGCAATAATTACGGCCCTTTTCAGTTCCCGGAAAAACTAATTCCACTAATGATAGTGAATTCTCTTCTAAATGAAGAGCTTCCACTTTATGGTGATGGACAAAATATTCGTGAATGGCTGCATGTGAATGATCACTGCAAAGCTATCGATCTTGTTTTGCACAAAGGAATTCCAGGAGAAACCTATAATGTTGGAACCGGAGATAACTGGGAAAATCTGAAACTTGTGGAACACTTATTACAAAAATTCCCGGAATCTAAATCTCACATTCAATTTGTTTTAGATCGTCAGGGGCACGATTTCCGATATGCCCTGGATTCCAGTAAAATTCAAAATGAACTGGGCTGGAAACCGGAAGTAAAATTTGAAGATGGATTGCAGGAAACTATTGAATGGTATGTAAATCATCAAGAATGGATAGAAGATATACGAACAGGAAATTACTTGAAATATTACGATACAAATTATGCGGAAAGAATGATGGAGATTTCCTAA
- a CDS encoding isoprenyl transferase, whose translation MNEKNLEDLIFRLDKEKMPQHIAIIMDGNGRWAKEHDLKRVQGHREGVTALHNIVEVCGDIDLEYLTVYAFSTENWGRSKTEVSYLLKLIMDSLVKEIDELNENNVNIRFIGTKEKLDESYNKKVMATCRKSWNNTGLHLNIAMNYGGRKELADAFRNISKDIKEEKIPDEITEELINNYLYTAGMPDVDLVIRTSGEERLSNFLLWQTAYAELWFTNTFWPDFSKQEFLEAIIDFQKRKRRFGKR comes from the coding sequence ATGAATGAAAAAAATTTAGAAGATTTGATTTTTAGGCTGGATAAAGAAAAAATGCCGCAGCATATTGCTATCATAATGGATGGCAACGGGCGCTGGGCAAAAGAACATGATCTGAAGCGAGTTCAGGGACATCGCGAAGGTGTGACGGCTCTTCACAATATTGTGGAAGTTTGTGGAGATATCGATCTGGAGTATCTTACTGTTTATGCTTTTTCCACCGAAAACTGGGGACGCAGTAAAACGGAAGTTTCTTATCTACTAAAATTGATCATGGATTCGCTTGTGAAAGAGATCGATGAACTGAATGAAAATAACGTGAATATCAGGTTTATTGGTACTAAAGAAAAATTGGATGAATCCTATAATAAAAAAGTGATGGCAACCTGCCGCAAAAGCTGGAATAATACAGGATTGCATTTGAACATTGCCATGAATTATGGCGGAAGAAAAGAGCTGGCAGATGCTTTTAGAAATATTTCAAAAGATATAAAAGAAGAAAAAATTCCTGATGAGATAACAGAAGAATTGATAAATAATTATCTTTATACTGCGGGAATGCCTGATGTTGATCTGGTGATACGAACAAGCGGGGAAGAGCGGCTTTCCAATTTTCTGCTTTGGCAGACTGCTTATGCCGAACTCTGGTTCACTAATACATTCTGGCCGGATTTTTCCAAACAGGAATTCCTGGAAGCGATAATAGATTTTCAAAAGCGTAAAAGAAGATTTGGAAAGAGATGA